Proteins from a single region of Lujinxingia litoralis:
- the speE gene encoding polyamine aminopropyltransferase encodes MAKIVFRDPLNRNTVTEHVVSEWLFSQETPYQQVDVFRTPEFGTVLALGGVINVSERDEIGYHEMLAHVPLFAHPNPRRVLIIGGGDGGTLREVVKHPGVEEAVMVEIDQVVVEQCKKHLPQVASAFDHPKANLIIGDGLAYVNEAPDASFDVILVDSTDPVDAGVVLFTPEFYAACHRVLRADGILVPQSDSIVYQPTRVAGVGKMLRESFASVDFYTSIVPTYPGSLWAFAFASKGPHPTRGLDSARIAELDAQLSYYHEELHQAAFVLPKFLRDQLRG; translated from the coding sequence ATGGCCAAGATCGTCTTTCGCGATCCTCTAAACCGCAACACCGTCACCGAGCATGTGGTCAGTGAGTGGCTCTTCAGCCAGGAGACGCCCTATCAACAGGTCGATGTGTTTCGCACCCCGGAATTTGGCACCGTGCTGGCGCTGGGCGGGGTGATCAATGTCTCGGAGCGCGATGAAATCGGCTACCACGAGATGCTGGCTCACGTGCCGCTTTTTGCCCATCCCAACCCCCGACGAGTACTGATCATCGGTGGCGGCGACGGGGGAACGCTGCGCGAGGTGGTCAAGCATCCCGGGGTTGAAGAAGCCGTGATGGTCGAAATTGACCAGGTTGTGGTGGAGCAGTGCAAAAAGCACCTGCCGCAGGTCGCCTCGGCCTTTGACCACCCGAAAGCCAATCTGATCATTGGTGACGGACTGGCCTATGTGAACGAGGCGCCCGACGCGTCGTTTGACGTAATTCTGGTGGATTCCACCGATCCGGTGGATGCCGGCGTGGTTCTCTTTACGCCGGAATTCTACGCCGCTTGTCATCGGGTGCTGCGCGCCGACGGTATTCTGGTGCCCCAGAGTGACTCGATTGTTTATCAGCCCACGCGAGTGGCCGGCGTCGGTAAAATGCTGCGAGAATCCTTCGCGAGCGTCGATTTTTATACCTCGATTGTGCCGACCTATCCCGGGTCGCTCTGGGCGTTTGCCTTTGCTTCCAAGGGGCCCCATCCGACCCGCGGGCTGGACAGCGCTCGCATCGCCGAGCTCGACGCACAGCTCTCCTATTACCACGAGGAGCTGCATCAAGCGGCCTTTGTGCTGCCGAAGTTTCTGCGCGATCAGCTTCGCGGTTGA
- the speD gene encoding adenosylmethionine decarboxylase, translating into MDPGRPSTRYTKLEALGRQLILEYYGCPAEKLNDASFVEEVMVAAAESMGAHIVCVNFHQFNPHGVSGAVVISESHLTIHTWPEYGYAAVDVFTCGTVIDPWEAHAFLKERFGATRESTVEFRRGSFDVAPGTLPSAYGVTRDDLDK; encoded by the coding sequence GTGGATCCGGGGCGACCATCCACGAGGTACACCAAATTGGAAGCTCTCGGACGTCAACTGATCCTCGAGTACTACGGGTGCCCTGCAGAAAAGCTCAATGACGCCTCTTTTGTGGAGGAGGTCATGGTAGCCGCAGCCGAAAGCATGGGTGCCCATATCGTCTGTGTGAATTTTCACCAGTTTAACCCCCATGGTGTCAGCGGGGCGGTGGTGATCAGCGAAAGCCACCTGACGATTCACACCTGGCCCGAATACGGCTATGCGGCGGTCGATGTGTTTACCTGTGGCACGGTCATCGATCCGTGGGAGGCTCATGCTTTTCTGAAGGAGCGTTTCGGCGCGACCCGGGAAAGTACCGTTGAGTTTCGACGCGGCAGTTTCGATGTGGCCCCGGGCACGCTGCCCTCGGCCTACGGCGTCACCCGCGACGACCTCGATAAATAA